Proteins encoded by one window of Moorella humiferrea:
- a CDS encoding ABC transporter substrate-binding protein: MGKSKRITLIALVLLLAVSLLAGCGQGQKSGGQQGTASGGNEINIGVNYELTGKVATYGTNTKNAILLAFEEINSKGGVLGGKKINPIVLDNGSKQEESMSVAAKLVTENKVVALLGPATTGNTLAAIPVATDNKVPLLTTSATNPDITVDPQTKKVRDYIFRICFTDPPQAIVGAEFAVKDLGAKKAAILYDNTNDYSKGLYQVFKQEFTKRGGQIVAEESFNQDDQDFRPFLTRFKNAGADLIYVPAYYEQVGKIVSQARELGLNVPMLGADGWDSPKLAEFAGGAANLKDTYFTNHYSASDPNPKVQAFVKAYKEKYGTEPDAFAALGYDAAYLLADAINRAGKAEPEAIRQALAETKNFEGVTGKMSFDSNHNPVKEIAIIALVDGKQTLKTKIQPTSN; encoded by the coding sequence ATGGGGAAGAGTAAGCGGATTACTTTAATCGCCCTCGTTTTGCTCCTGGCGGTATCCCTTTTGGCCGGCTGCGGCCAGGGACAAAAAAGCGGCGGTCAGCAGGGAACTGCAAGCGGTGGTAATGAGATAAACATCGGTGTCAATTACGAGCTTACCGGCAAAGTGGCTACTTACGGCACCAATACCAAAAATGCTATCCTTCTGGCCTTTGAAGAAATTAACAGTAAAGGTGGCGTTTTGGGAGGCAAAAAGATTAATCCTATAGTCCTGGATAACGGCAGCAAGCAGGAAGAATCAATGAGCGTTGCCGCCAAGCTGGTAACTGAAAATAAAGTTGTCGCCCTTTTGGGTCCGGCTACCACCGGCAACACTTTGGCGGCAATACCTGTGGCTACCGACAATAAGGTTCCTTTACTTACCACATCGGCCACCAATCCCGACATTACCGTCGATCCCCAGACAAAAAAGGTGCGCGATTATATATTCCGCATCTGCTTCACTGATCCACCCCAGGCGATAGTTGGGGCGGAATTCGCCGTCAAAGATTTGGGAGCTAAAAAGGCTGCCATTTTGTACGACAACACCAACGATTACAGCAAGGGATTGTATCAGGTATTTAAACAAGAATTTACTAAGCGGGGCGGCCAGATAGTTGCCGAAGAAAGTTTCAATCAGGACGATCAGGATTTTCGTCCTTTCCTAACCCGCTTTAAAAATGCCGGCGCCGACCTTATTTACGTCCCGGCCTATTATGAACAGGTGGGTAAAATCGTCAGCCAAGCCCGGGAATTGGGCCTCAACGTGCCCATGCTGGGCGCCGACGGCTGGGATTCGCCTAAACTGGCCGAATTTGCCGGAGGAGCGGCCAATTTGAAGGATACCTATTTTACCAACCATTATTCGGCCAGCGATCCCAATCCCAAGGTACAGGCCTTTGTTAAGGCTTACAAAGAAAAGTACGGCACTGAGCCCGATGCCTTTGCCGCCCTTGGCTACGATGCTGCTTATCTTTTAGCCGACGCCATCAACCGGGCCGGCAAGGCCGAACCGGAGGCCATCCGTCAGGCCCTTGCCGAAACTAAGAATTTCGAAGGCGTTACTGGCAAAATGAGTTTTGACAGCAATCATAACCCCGTTAAAGAAATCGCCATCATCGCCCTCGTTGACGGCAAACAGACCTTAAAGACGAAGATTCAGCCCACAAGCAATTAA
- a CDS encoding branched-chain amino acid ABC transporter permease, with amino-acid sequence MAAFLQQIINGLSLGSIYALIALGYTMVYGIIQLINFAHGDILMVGAYVGFLAVVYLKLNIWWAFFLAVASCSLLGVIIERIAYRPLRNAPRLAALITAIGVSLLLENGGLMVLGTDIRSYPAGTINNVQLPITLMGIPITVTTLQIIILAVTIAIMLFLQYIVRYTWAGKAMRAVSYDSDAARLMGINVDNTISVTFALGSAFAAVAGILLGLYYNTIQPLMGIMPGLKAFVAAVIGGIGLIPGAMVGGFALGIFETMVSGYWSSKMRDPIVFLLLILILLIKPAGLLGKSNTEKV; translated from the coding sequence GTGGCCGCTTTTCTGCAACAGATAATAAACGGTCTTTCCCTGGGTAGCATTTATGCCCTCATCGCCCTCGGATATACCATGGTTTATGGTATTATCCAACTCATTAATTTCGCCCACGGCGACATTTTGATGGTGGGGGCTTATGTAGGGTTTCTGGCCGTTGTTTATTTAAAACTCAATATATGGTGGGCCTTTTTTCTTGCCGTGGCATCATGCAGTCTCCTGGGTGTGATCATTGAGAGGATTGCCTACAGGCCCCTGCGCAATGCGCCGCGCCTGGCTGCCCTTATCACGGCCATAGGCGTGTCGCTCCTGCTGGAGAATGGAGGCCTCATGGTCCTGGGGACTGATATTCGTTCATACCCGGCCGGCACCATTAATAACGTGCAATTGCCCATCACCTTAATGGGCATTCCCATAACCGTCACCACCCTCCAGATAATAATTTTAGCAGTAACGATAGCCATTATGCTTTTTCTCCAGTATATCGTCCGTTACACGTGGGCGGGAAAGGCCATGCGCGCCGTATCTTATGATTCCGACGCCGCGAGATTAATGGGTATCAATGTGGATAACACCATTTCTGTAACTTTTGCCCTGGGATCGGCCTTTGCCGCCGTGGCCGGCATCCTTTTGGGGCTCTATTATAATACGATTCAACCTTTAATGGGCATCATGCCAGGGTTGAAGGCCTTTGTTGCGGCAGTCATCGGGGGCATCGGCCTTATTCCGGGAGCCATGGTGGGCGGCTTTGCTTTAGGCATTTTCGAAACCATGGTCAGCGGCTATTGGAGCAGTAAAATGAGGGATCCCATTGTTTTTCTACTCTTAATTTTAATCCTGCTCATCAAACCTGCCGGCCTCCTGGGCAAAAGCAATACCGAGAAGGTGTAG
- a CDS encoding MTH1187 family thiamine-binding protein, giving the protein MAILEVVIAPLGTGSTSISHYVADVHRLLAATPDIKYQLTPMGTIIEGELDVLFPLLRKLHEIPFDRGALRSMTLIRIDDRRDKELTMEGKVKSVAEKLGCC; this is encoded by the coding sequence GTGGCCATTCTGGAAGTTGTGATAGCACCCCTGGGCACTGGCAGCACCAGCATCAGCCATTATGTAGCCGACGTCCACAGGCTGCTGGCGGCGACGCCGGATATTAAATATCAATTGACGCCCATGGGAACAATTATAGAAGGGGAACTGGACGTTTTATTTCCTTTGCTGCGCAAGCTCCACGAAATCCCCTTTGACAGGGGCGCCCTTCGTTCCATGACCCTTATCAGGATCGACGACAGGCGCGACAAAGAACTTACTATGGAGGGCAAAGTTAAATCTGTGGCAGAAAAACTCGGTTGCTGTTAA
- a CDS encoding ABC transporter ATP-binding protein, translating to MALLETRDLTISFGGLMAVANVNLAIERGELVGLIGPNGAGKTTVFNLLTGVYRPTRGEIVFNGRNIEGLKPYQITRQGIARTFQNIRLFGDLSVLDNLRIAFHWHNSYRVLDAVLRLPAFHRKENEILARSKELMRIFQLEAYQDEKAKNLPYGEQRRLEIARALAAHPQLLLLDEPAAGMNPQETKKLMELIEWVRREFALTILLIEHDMSLVMGICERIYVLDYGQVIAEGPPAAIRANERVIEAYLGREVNGVATQG from the coding sequence GTGGCTCTGCTTGAGACTAGGGACCTGACCATCTCCTTCGGCGGTTTGATGGCGGTGGCCAATGTCAACTTAGCCATCGAGCGAGGTGAACTGGTAGGCCTTATTGGGCCAAACGGAGCGGGGAAAACGACGGTCTTTAACCTTTTAACGGGGGTTTACCGGCCTACCCGGGGGGAGATTGTTTTTAACGGCCGCAATATTGAAGGGCTTAAGCCTTACCAGATTACCCGTCAGGGGATTGCCAGAACATTCCAGAATATCCGTCTTTTTGGGGACCTGAGCGTGCTTGACAACCTGAGGATTGCTTTTCACTGGCACAACTCCTACCGTGTCCTAGATGCCGTTTTGCGCCTCCCTGCCTTTCACCGCAAGGAAAACGAGATCCTTGCCAGAAGTAAGGAGCTTATGCGGATATTTCAGTTGGAGGCCTATCAGGATGAAAAGGCTAAAAATTTACCCTACGGCGAGCAGCGCCGTTTGGAGATCGCCCGCGCCCTGGCGGCGCATCCGCAGCTGCTTCTTCTGGACGAACCTGCGGCCGGAATGAATCCCCAGGAGACCAAAAAACTGATGGAATTAATCGAATGGGTCCGCCGGGAATTTGCTTTGACAATCCTTTTGATAGAACATGATATGTCACTGGTCATGGGAATATGCGAGCGGATTTATGTTTTAGATTACGGCCAGGTTATTGCCGAGGGACCTCCCGCCGCCATTCGTGCCAATGAACGGGTTATTGAAGCATACCTGGGCCGGGAGGTGAACGGCGTTGCTACTCAAGGTTGA
- a CDS encoding DUF1858 domain-containing protein, with translation MSITEVVSKYPQTVPVFMEHGMGCLGCAAARFENIEQGARAHGIDVDRLIADLNKVVNKGTGE, from the coding sequence ATGAGCATCACCGAGGTCGTCAGCAAATACCCCCAGACGGTGCCAGTTTTTATGGAACACGGTATGGGCTGTCTCGGCTGTGCGGCGGCACGTTTTGAAAACATTGAGCAGGGGGCCCGGGCCCACGGCATCGACGTTGACAGACTGATAGCTGATTTAAATAAGGTCGTTAATAAAGGAACCGGGGAATAA
- a CDS encoding ABC transporter ATP-binding protein, with product MLLKVEELNVYYGAIHALKGISLEVNEGEIVTLIGANGAGKSTTLKTISGLLRPRKGSIIYKGRNIVGLPAQEIVKLGLSQVPEGRRIFANLTVRENLELGAYVHRDRVKISKGLEEVFDRFPRLKERQKQMAGTLSGGEQQMLAIGRALMARPKLILLDEPSMGLAPILVQEIFNIIREINEQGTTILLVEQNANMALSIAHRGYVLETGRITLQGGAGELANSEAVRKAYLGG from the coding sequence TTGCTACTCAAGGTTGAAGAACTTAATGTCTATTACGGTGCCATCCACGCCCTTAAGGGGATATCCCTGGAGGTCAACGAGGGGGAGATTGTGACCCTTATAGGTGCCAACGGCGCCGGAAAGAGCACCACCTTAAAAACTATATCTGGCCTATTACGTCCTAGGAAGGGTTCTATTATCTACAAAGGGCGGAATATTGTGGGGCTGCCGGCCCAGGAGATAGTTAAGCTGGGGCTTTCCCAGGTTCCAGAAGGTAGGCGCATTTTTGCCAACCTTACCGTAAGGGAAAACCTAGAGCTGGGGGCCTACGTTCACCGCGATCGCGTAAAAATAAGTAAGGGGCTGGAAGAAGTCTTTGACCGCTTTCCCCGTTTGAAGGAAAGGCAGAAACAGATGGCCGGCACTTTAAGCGGCGGTGAGCAGCAGATGCTGGCTATCGGCCGGGCGTTAATGGCCAGACCCAAACTCATCCTTCTGGACGAGCCTTCTATGGGCCTGGCTCCCATCCTTGTCCAGGAAATCTTTAATATTATCAGGGAAATAAACGAACAGGGGACGACTATTTTACTTGTAGAGCAAAACGCCAATATGGCATTAAGTATTGCCCACCGCGGCTATGTTTTAGAAACCGGTCGCATAACCTTGCAGGGCGGTGCCGGCGAACTGGCAAACAGCGAAGCGGTTAGAAAGGCCTACCTTGGAGGGTAA
- a CDS encoding branched-chain amino acid ABC transporter permease: MFKRRNLLTAAGILFIYFVVYALQSMGMISKFQEINLMMLGINIILAVSLNLIVGFTGQLALGHAGFMAVGAYVAAVLTMKLHQPFALAIVCGALAAAVAGIIIGLPTLRLKGDYLAIATLGFGEIIKGMANNIEYIGGAAGLIGIPRLTNWTILYVMMVITIVVIVNFLNSTHGRACVAIRENEIAAETMGINTTYYKVMAFALGAFFAGVAGALYAHYFYLIQPTSFTFFRSFDVLVMVVFGGLGSITGSIIAAAAITLVNAALQDLAVLRMVIYAVLLIVIMVFRPQGLMGNKELSLGNRIAKRGAAGGSA; encoded by the coding sequence GTGTTCAAACGGAGGAACCTCTTAACTGCGGCCGGTATCCTTTTTATATACTTCGTAGTTTATGCCTTGCAGTCCATGGGGATGATCAGCAAGTTTCAGGAAATCAACTTGATGATGCTGGGCATTAACATTATCCTAGCCGTCAGCTTAAATTTAATCGTCGGGTTTACCGGCCAGCTGGCCCTGGGACATGCCGGTTTTATGGCCGTGGGCGCTTATGTGGCCGCAGTCCTTACCATGAAGCTCCATCAGCCCTTTGCCCTGGCTATTGTCTGCGGTGCCCTGGCGGCCGCCGTAGCAGGAATCATCATTGGTCTACCCACTTTGCGTTTGAAGGGCGACTACCTGGCCATAGCCACCCTGGGTTTCGGCGAAATTATTAAAGGTATGGCCAATAATATCGAGTATATAGGCGGTGCCGCCGGTCTAATCGGCATTCCCCGCCTGACCAATTGGACCATATTATACGTCATGATGGTAATCACCATTGTGGTTATTGTCAATTTTTTAAACTCTACCCACGGGCGCGCCTGCGTGGCCATCCGTGAAAATGAAATTGCCGCCGAAACCATGGGTATTAATACGACCTATTATAAGGTTATGGCCTTTGCCCTGGGAGCCTTTTTCGCCGGAGTGGCCGGCGCCCTCTATGCCCATTATTTTTACCTCATCCAGCCCACCTCCTTTACCTTTTTTCGCTCCTTTGACGTTCTGGTAATGGTAGTTTTCGGAGGCCTGGGCAGTATTACCGGCTCCATTATAGCCGCTGCGGCCATTACCCTGGTCAACGCCGCCCTTCAGGATCTGGCCGTTTTAAGAATGGTTATTTATGCCGTATTGCTCATCGTGATCATGGTCTTTAGGCCCCAAGGTTTAATGGGAAATAAAGAACTCAGCCTTGGCAATAGGATAGCGAAACGAGGTGCTGCCGGTGGCTCTGCTTGA